Proteins found in one Homalodisca vitripennis isolate AUS2020 chromosome 4, UT_GWSS_2.1, whole genome shotgun sequence genomic segment:
- the LOC124360118 gene encoding facilitated trehalose transporter Tret1-like isoform X1, with product MAVKCGKSRGLLNQYIAAVAACLSAVNSSACFGWITPILDHLLGPDSEIPMTSAQTSWVIPIIELGNFITPLPAGILSNYIGRKPLILATGPLYIVSWLLIIFHPSVTMLGAARLLQGLTMGLTYTAAPVYLGEIASKENRGAITSIFLNSWWVGYLTQYAVGPFLSFYNFTYFTLSLNIPFMILFLWQPESPYYHVMCGDIEKARTSLTWFRDATFDELQEELEEIKKNVEANQRSAGFRDLITSSEGRKGLTILLMLAGANILSGTGAITVYATQIFDKTPNLSIPPDVVTIVLGIVMLVGGVVSSFTSDSLGRRPLLITSCIGTFISQFFTGTYYYLLFNTSVEVSSFSWIAPVLILIYSGLCTSGMYPLCSVYTSELFNSNTRGIASSVCAICVTLFSLISLLLYQPVNDYLGLYANFYIYAITILVGGTYCYFNAPETKGKSFVQIREELLKFKQ from the coding sequence CATGTTTAAGTGCTGTAAATTCTTCAGCCTGCTTTGGGTGGATCACCCCGATTCTGGACCACCTCCTCGGGCCTGATAGTGAGATTCCGATGACAAGCGCACAAACCTCTTGGGTCATTCCTATCATAGAACTCGGCAATTTCATCACTCCATTGCCAGCCGGTATTCTATCCAACTACATAGGACGCAAACCACTCATCCTTGCCACTGGACCACTCTACATCGTCAGTTGGCTGCTGATCATCTTCCACCCTTCAGTAACAATGTTGGGAGCAGCTCGGCTCCTGCAAGGCCTCACGATGGGACTTACATACACCGCTGCTCCTGTGTACTTGGGCGAAATTGCTAGCAAAGAAAACAGAGGAGCCATCACGAGCATCTTCTTAAACTCGTGGTGGGTGGGATATCTCACCCAGTATGCAGTGGGACCTTTCCTTAGTTTTTATAACTTCACGTATTTCACGCTCTCTTTGAACATACCTTTCATGATTTTATTCCTTTGGCAGCCTGAGAGTCCTTATTATCACGTGATGTGTGGAGATATTGAAAAAGCGCGCACCTCATTAACTTGGTTCAGGGACGCAACATTTGACGAGTTGCAAGAAGAATTAGAAGAGATAAAGAAAAATGTTGAAGCCAACCAGAGATCCGCTGGTTTTCGTGATCTCATTACCTCCTCAGAAGGACGAAAAGGACTCACAATTCTTCTGATGTTAGCAGGAGCTAATATCCTTAGTGGAACCGGAGCTATCACTGTTTATGCAACTCAAATATTCGATAAGACTCCTAATCTTTCTATTCCACCAGATGTAGTCACCATAGTACTCGGTATTGTAATGTTAGTTGGGGGGGTCGTCAGTTCGTTTACCTCAGACTCTCTGGGAAGAAGGCCTTTACTGATCACATCTTGCATTGGAACTTTCATTTCTCAATTTTTCACAGGAACATATTATTACCTATTATTTAATACTTCGGTAGAAGTTTCTTCATTTAGTTGGATTGCTCCAGTTTTGATTCTTATCTACTCTGGTTTATGCACTTCAGGAATGTATCCCTTGTGCTCTGTCTATACTTCGGAACTCTTCAATTCCAACACCAGAGGGATTGCTTCTAGCGTTTGTGCAATATGTGTTACACTCTTTTCTTTGATATCGTTGCTATTATATCAACCAGTTAATGATTATTTAGGATTATATGCAAATTTTTACATCTATGCGATAACTATTTTAGTTGGAGGCACGTACTGTTACTTCAACGCTCCGGAAACGAAAGGAAAGTCTTTTGTACAGATCAGGGAAGAGCTCCTGAAGTTTAAACAATAG
- the LOC124360118 gene encoding facilitated trehalose transporter Tret1-like isoform X2 — protein MTSAQTSWVIPIIELGNFITPLPAGILSNYIGRKPLILATGPLYIVSWLLIIFHPSVTMLGAARLLQGLTMGLTYTAAPVYLGEIASKENRGAITSIFLNSWWVGYLTQYAVGPFLSFYNFTYFTLSLNIPFMILFLWQPESPYYHVMCGDIEKARTSLTWFRDATFDELQEELEEIKKNVEANQRSAGFRDLITSSEGRKGLTILLMLAGANILSGTGAITVYATQIFDKTPNLSIPPDVVTIVLGIVMLVGGVVSSFTSDSLGRRPLLITSCIGTFISQFFTGTYYYLLFNTSVEVSSFSWIAPVLILIYSGLCTSGMYPLCSVYTSELFNSNTRGIASSVCAICVTLFSLISLLLYQPVNDYLGLYANFYIYAITILVGGTYCYFNAPETKGKSFVQIREELLKFKQ, from the coding sequence ATGACAAGCGCACAAACCTCTTGGGTCATTCCTATCATAGAACTCGGCAATTTCATCACTCCATTGCCAGCCGGTATTCTATCCAACTACATAGGACGCAAACCACTCATCCTTGCCACTGGACCACTCTACATCGTCAGTTGGCTGCTGATCATCTTCCACCCTTCAGTAACAATGTTGGGAGCAGCTCGGCTCCTGCAAGGCCTCACGATGGGACTTACATACACCGCTGCTCCTGTGTACTTGGGCGAAATTGCTAGCAAAGAAAACAGAGGAGCCATCACGAGCATCTTCTTAAACTCGTGGTGGGTGGGATATCTCACCCAGTATGCAGTGGGACCTTTCCTTAGTTTTTATAACTTCACGTATTTCACGCTCTCTTTGAACATACCTTTCATGATTTTATTCCTTTGGCAGCCTGAGAGTCCTTATTATCACGTGATGTGTGGAGATATTGAAAAAGCGCGCACCTCATTAACTTGGTTCAGGGACGCAACATTTGACGAGTTGCAAGAAGAATTAGAAGAGATAAAGAAAAATGTTGAAGCCAACCAGAGATCCGCTGGTTTTCGTGATCTCATTACCTCCTCAGAAGGACGAAAAGGACTCACAATTCTTCTGATGTTAGCAGGAGCTAATATCCTTAGTGGAACCGGAGCTATCACTGTTTATGCAACTCAAATATTCGATAAGACTCCTAATCTTTCTATTCCACCAGATGTAGTCACCATAGTACTCGGTATTGTAATGTTAGTTGGGGGGGTCGTCAGTTCGTTTACCTCAGACTCTCTGGGAAGAAGGCCTTTACTGATCACATCTTGCATTGGAACTTTCATTTCTCAATTTTTCACAGGAACATATTATTACCTATTATTTAATACTTCGGTAGAAGTTTCTTCATTTAGTTGGATTGCTCCAGTTTTGATTCTTATCTACTCTGGTTTATGCACTTCAGGAATGTATCCCTTGTGCTCTGTCTATACTTCGGAACTCTTCAATTCCAACACCAGAGGGATTGCTTCTAGCGTTTGTGCAATATGTGTTACACTCTTTTCTTTGATATCGTTGCTATTATATCAACCAGTTAATGATTATTTAGGATTATATGCAAATTTTTACATCTATGCGATAACTATTTTAGTTGGAGGCACGTACTGTTACTTCAACGCTCCGGAAACGAAAGGAAAGTCTTTTGTACAGATCAGGGAAGAGCTCCTGAAGTTTAAACAATAG